Proteins from a single region of Cupriavidus sp. MP-37:
- a CDS encoding N-carbamoylsarcosine amidohydrolase translates to MTYKEIGAYQRQGFGNALELDGPYGLLIVDFVNGFADPAVFGGGNIREAIANTVPLLAVARREGWPVAHSRIVYADDGADRNIFSMKVPNMLTLKEHAFNSAIVPELAPRPGELVVRKTVPSAFFGTSLAAWLTQRGVRTLLVAGAVTSGCVRASVVDAMQYGFRPLVLSDCVGDRALGPHEANLFDMAQKYATVATRGEGLAAIGVRE, encoded by the coding sequence GTGACGTACAAGGAAATCGGCGCGTACCAGCGCCAGGGCTTCGGCAATGCGCTGGAACTGGATGGTCCCTACGGGCTCCTGATCGTGGACTTCGTCAACGGCTTTGCCGATCCGGCGGTATTCGGTGGCGGCAACATCCGCGAGGCCATTGCCAATACCGTGCCGCTGCTCGCGGTGGCGCGGCGCGAAGGCTGGCCGGTCGCGCACAGCCGCATCGTGTACGCCGACGATGGCGCCGACCGCAACATCTTCTCGATGAAGGTGCCCAACATGCTGACGCTGAAGGAGCATGCCTTCAACAGCGCCATCGTGCCGGAACTGGCGCCGCGACCGGGCGAACTGGTGGTGCGCAAGACCGTGCCGTCGGCATTTTTCGGCACATCGCTGGCGGCGTGGCTGACCCAGCGCGGCGTGCGCACGCTGCTGGTGGCCGGCGCCGTAACCAGCGGGTGCGTGCGCGCCAGCGTGGTCGACGCGATGCAGTACGGCTTCCGCCCTCTGGTGCTGTCCGACTGCGTGGGCGACCGCGCGCTGGGGCCGCATGAGGCCAACCTGTTCGACATGGCGCAGAAGTACGCAACGGTCGCCACGCGGGGGGAGGGGCTTGCCGCCATCGGCGTGCGGGAATAG
- a CDS encoding 2,5-dihydroxypyridine 5,6-dioxygenase has product MPVTDHQMIEAWRKVLRLSRLEPGQTVTILTSAATHPQTLSTALTATQSMGAIVNRLDLPPVNGEKALSRDALAYLGTTPLTGNPAAIAALKASDLVLDLMTLLFSPEQHEILQGGTKILLAVEPPEVLARMVPCEADRERVKAASQRLASAKEMHVVSPAGTDLRCPLGEFPAISEYGFVDEPGRWDHWPSGFALTWPNEGAAYGTIVLDKGDILLPQKTYVTEPIRLTVEAGFATRIEGGLHAELLSEYMASFNDPEAYAISHIGWGLQPRAHWSTLGLYDREATIGMDARAFEGNFLFSLGPNNEAGGHRTTACHIDIPVRRCTVRLDGAEVVSAGKVTDGFRYPEDKS; this is encoded by the coding sequence ATGCCGGTAACTGACCATCAGATGATCGAGGCCTGGCGCAAGGTGCTGCGGCTGTCCCGGCTGGAGCCGGGCCAGACCGTCACCATCCTGACCAGTGCCGCCACCCACCCGCAGACGCTGTCCACCGCGCTCACCGCGACGCAGTCGATGGGAGCCATCGTCAACCGGCTCGACCTGCCACCCGTCAACGGCGAGAAGGCGCTGAGCCGCGATGCGCTCGCCTATCTTGGCACTACGCCGCTGACCGGCAACCCGGCGGCGATTGCCGCGCTCAAGGCGAGCGACCTGGTGCTGGACCTGATGACACTGCTGTTCTCGCCTGAGCAGCACGAGATCCTGCAGGGCGGCACCAAGATCCTGCTGGCCGTCGAGCCGCCCGAGGTGCTGGCGCGCATGGTGCCCTGCGAGGCTGATCGCGAACGCGTGAAGGCGGCCTCGCAGCGCTTGGCAAGCGCGAAGGAAATGCACGTCGTCTCGCCTGCCGGCACCGACCTGCGCTGCCCGCTGGGGGAATTCCCCGCCATCAGCGAGTACGGCTTTGTCGACGAGCCCGGGCGCTGGGACCACTGGCCGAGCGGATTCGCGCTGACCTGGCCCAATGAAGGCGCCGCCTACGGCACCATCGTGCTGGACAAGGGCGACATCCTGCTGCCGCAGAAGACCTACGTTACCGAGCCGATCCGCCTGACCGTGGAAGCCGGCTTTGCGACGCGCATCGAAGGCGGGCTCCATGCGGAGCTGCTGAGCGAATACATGGCGTCGTTCAACGATCCCGAAGCCTATGCGATCTCGCACATCGGCTGGGGGCTGCAGCCGCGCGCGCACTGGTCGACGCTGGGCCTCTACGACCGTGAGGCCACCATCGGCATGGATGCGCGCGCGTTCGAGGGCAACTTCCTGTTTTCTCTTGGTCCTAACAACGAGGCCGGTGGCCATCGCACCACGGCCTGCCATATCGACATTCCCGTGCGCCGCTGCACCGTGCGCCTGGACGGCGCCGAGGTGGTGAGCGCGGGCAAGGTGACCGACGGTTTCCGCTATCCGGAGGACAAGTCGTGA
- a CDS encoding alpha/beta fold hydrolase gives MRTFLYGGHVHANGIRQHYLRYGGAEGERAERDAVVIVPGITSPAITWGFVGEQFGIRFDTYILDVRGRGLSSAEPGLDYGLDAQARDVVAFAQALGLSRYSVVGHSMGARIGLRAAAGQPGGLARLVMVDPPVSGPGRRPYPAQLPWYVDSIRLSRQGTDLEGMRRFCPTWTDEQLRLRAEWLHTCNEDAVVRSFEDFHRDDIHADMPRVKIPTLLMTAGRGEVVRAEDVAEIRTLLPGVLVSHVANAGHMIPWDDEEGFYAALGDFLGAPLGQSLTNAREGSRHAGN, from the coding sequence ATGCGTACCTTCCTGTACGGGGGCCATGTCCACGCCAACGGCATCCGGCAGCATTACCTGCGCTACGGTGGCGCCGAGGGCGAGCGTGCCGAGCGCGACGCGGTCGTGATCGTGCCGGGCATCACCAGCCCCGCGATCACCTGGGGCTTTGTCGGCGAGCAGTTCGGCATCCGCTTCGACACCTACATTCTCGATGTGCGCGGCCGCGGGCTGTCGTCGGCGGAACCGGGGCTCGACTACGGCCTCGATGCGCAGGCGCGCGACGTGGTGGCGTTTGCCCAAGCGCTGGGCCTGTCGCGCTACAGCGTGGTCGGCCATTCGATGGGCGCACGGATCGGGCTGCGTGCCGCGGCGGGGCAGCCGGGCGGGCTGGCGCGGCTGGTGATGGTCGACCCGCCAGTCTCGGGACCCGGGCGCCGTCCGTATCCGGCACAGCTGCCGTGGTATGTCGACTCGATCCGTCTGTCCCGCCAAGGCACCGACCTGGAAGGCATGCGGCGCTTCTGCCCGACCTGGACCGATGAGCAGCTGCGCCTGCGCGCCGAATGGCTGCACACCTGCAACGAAGACGCGGTGGTGCGCAGCTTCGAGGACTTCCACCGCGACGATATCCACGCCGACATGCCGCGGGTCAAGATTCCCACGCTGCTGATGACGGCTGGCCGCGGCGAGGTGGTACGGGCCGAGGACGTCGCGGAGATCCGCACGCTGCTGCCTGGCGTACTGGTAAGCCATGTCGCCAATGCCGGCCACATGATCCCCTGGGACGACGAAGAAGGATTTTATGCGGCGCTGGGGGATTTTCTCGGCGCGCCGCTGGGGCAATCGTTGACCAATGCGCGAGAAGGGAGCCGACATGCCGGTAACTGA
- a CDS encoding Asp/Glu racemase, which yields MQKVFRIGQIVPSSNTTMETEIPAMLTARQQIRPERFTFHSSRMRMKKVVKEELAAMDAESDRCAVELSDARVDVLCYACLVAIMAMGHGYHRQSEQRLKAHTAANGGDAPVITSAGALVDALKVMGAKRIAVVAPYMKPLTELVVDYIRNEGYDVVDYRALEIPDNLDVGRHDPSRLPGIVAQMNTQDVDVIVLSACVQMPSLPAVARVEAMTGKPVLTAAIATTYAMLRALDLEPVVPGAGALLSGAY from the coding sequence ATGCAAAAAGTCTTTCGTATCGGCCAGATCGTCCCCAGCTCGAACACGACGATGGAAACCGAAATCCCCGCCATGCTGACGGCGCGCCAGCAGATCCGCCCGGAGCGCTTCACCTTCCATTCGAGCCGCATGCGGATGAAGAAAGTCGTCAAGGAAGAACTCGCGGCGATGGATGCCGAATCCGACCGCTGCGCGGTGGAACTGAGCGACGCCCGCGTCGACGTGCTCTGTTATGCCTGCCTGGTCGCGATCATGGCGATGGGCCATGGGTATCACCGGCAATCGGAACAGCGCCTGAAAGCACATACCGCGGCGAATGGTGGCGACGCGCCCGTCATCACCAGTGCCGGCGCGCTGGTGGATGCGCTCAAGGTGATGGGCGCGAAGCGCATTGCAGTCGTCGCGCCCTACATGAAGCCGCTGACCGAGCTGGTCGTGGACTACATCCGCAACGAGGGCTATGACGTTGTGGACTACCGCGCGCTGGAGATCCCCGACAACCTCGACGTCGGCCGCCATGATCCGTCGCGCCTGCCGGGCATCGTCGCGCAGATGAACACGCAGGACGTCGACGTGATCGTGCTGTCCGCCTGCGTGCAGATGCCGTCGCTGCCGGCGGTGGCCAGGGTCGAGGCGATGACCGGCAAGCCGGTGCTGACCGCCGCCATTGCCACGACCTACGCAATGCTCCGCGCGCTGGACCTGGAGCCGGTCGTGCCGGGCGCCGGTGCGCTGCTGTCCGGCGCCTACTGA